One region of Brassica napus cultivar Da-Ae chromosome A10, Da-Ae, whole genome shotgun sequence genomic DNA includes:
- the LOC111201419 gene encoding organelle RRM domain-containing protein 2, mitochondrial produces MAMAMRLPAIARAATEMASAPVGLRRLFCSSASKFSFLSPQANAETPARPQAEPSTNLFVSGLSKRTTSEGLRTAFAQFGEVADAKVVTDRVSGYSKGFGFVRYTTLEDSAKGIAGMDGKFLDGWVIFAEYARPREPYRPQNNMPPPPYGNRY; encoded by the exons ATGGCGATGGCTATGAGACTCCCCGCGATTGCGAGAGCGGCGACGGAAATGGCATCGGCTCCCGTTGGATTGAGGCGACTCTTCTGCTCGAGTGCTTCAAAGTTTTCATTCCTTTCTCCACAAGCCAACGCCGAAACTCCGGCTCGTCCTCAGGCGGAACCCAGCACCAATCTCTTCGTCTCCG GTCTTAGTAAGCGCACCACTTCTGAAGGACTTAGGACTGCTTTCGCTCAGTTTGGAGAAGTTGCCGATG CTAAGGTTGTCACGGACAGAGTCTCGGGATATTCAAAAGGGTTTGGATTTGTTCGGTATACCACCTTAGAGGATTCTGCAAAAGGCATAGCTGGAATGGATGGCAAg TTTCTTGACGGTTGGGTCATTTTCGCAGAGTATGCAAGACCAAGAGAGCCATATCGACCTCAGAACAACATGCCTCCTCCTCCGTATGGTAACCGCTATTGA